From Ananas comosus cultivar F153 linkage group 2, ASM154086v1, whole genome shotgun sequence:
AATAACTAACAGATAACCATCCATACCTGCTCTATATAGCAACATTCTACTATCAGGTGATGAGCGAATGCCTATGCAGAGTTGCTGTATTTTGCTAATTATTAATCAGTACTAATCAGTACTAAGAGAAGCCGATCCTTTAATTAGACCTTAGGGGCATAAAGAGATCACAGCACAATTGAGAAAATAGTCTCTATCGATTCCAAACAGATAAATACTCTTAGTTTGACGCTTGCATTGTAATGGCTAGCACATTATTATGTTGGGTTAATACTAGTGATAGTTAGGAGATGAGGAAGAACATCCACACTTGCAACAAGTTATAATGTTCAACCTAATAGCTCCCAAAGATAACAATATTAAAAAGGATAGTAAGCAGTGCAACAATATATTGTCGCCCTTGCATTGATGGAAGATATGGTCCTATAGATATGTGAAGGTCTCAGTGTATTCTTGCTGGTGGTAGGAAGTTATTTTAGATTTCATTCTCTATTTACTTGATAAATATTTGCTCATCGTTACTGCGTAATTCAGTTCGATCTGACTGACATAATTCTTTCAGTCCTTTTGTAACTAAATGCTTGAATCTTTTGCTTATGCCTAATATTGCTGATCTATTGAGGTGTTGAAGATAATTGTTGTTTGTGGGGGTTCTTATAGACGTGGCAAATCTTCTTGTGGAGACTTGGATATCGTTATCACTCATCCTGATGGGGAAAGGTAAACCGCCGAATGCATTGATAAACTTAATAATTGCCACTCAATTGATTCAGAAACATGGGCCATTGATTCAGAAACATGGGCCATTCATCTCTATGATATTCACTTTGTTTTCTCATGCTTCTCTTTTTTGATGCATTGTGTGTGTTTTGACATTTTAGTTCTGGGAAAGCAACATGCTCTACTGTCAATTTTCTGCCAATCAATTTGTTTCCAGCAATGTATAActttcatatttaattaatataaacaCGAAAGTTATTTTTCCGTTGCTTGCTCTTCATGATATCATTTGTTATTTATCTCATTTAAatgtttaaacttttttatataATCATTTTATCCTGCCTATTTATGTTGCCGACACAtcacatactttttttttttcttttttgttttgtccaGCCACAAAGGCTTTTTACGTAGGTATATCCAATATTTGAAAGGCATCAACTTTCTGAGAGAGGATCTTGTAATTAGCATGCATAGCACTGATGTAAGTATTGGGATCATACATtcatttttgtttcttctataCTCATTTCCCTTGACTTTCATGCAGTTAATACTATAAGAGGAGAATAGCTATATTAGGTGAAGTTATTGATTTTGATATAAGTTGTGTAGTGAAATGCTTTCCTTTTTCTTGCTATTGTTGTAATCTCATAATAGAAAGGGAGGCAAAAAGAATCACAATTGTtaatttaacataataaaaCTAATTTCTCTGGAAACATTTGACGCAACTTATTTTTATTGTGAATCCAAAAGATTGAGAGAAATAAACATTGCTTCATCATATGGTAGGATTGTCCTTTCGCATTCAAATCCTGCTGATATTTCTAGCTCCTGACATGGAGTAATCCTGTTCTTCCTGGAGATGTTctcctttttaaattttttttttatttttataactgCTTTATGGTAGTTCCTCACATTTAAAGAAGTCattttgataaatatttaatgCGGCAATGTAGGGAACAGATTCTGGGGTTGACACATACTTTGGTCTTTGCACATATCCTGGTCAAGAGCTGCGACATCGCATTGACTTTAAGGTACAATAGTAAATCTGGGTTCTGCTGATGTTAGTCTATTAACCCCCCACCGCAACAACAACCCAACCCCACTACCTTGTTTTTTCCCTCTTCAATTGGTTTATGGGATTAGAATGTTTGAACAAGCTGATAGAACAGGTGCTAGTATTGCTGCGAACAGGTGTTAGTATTGCTGCGGACAGGTGCTAGTATTGCTGCAAGTCCTTATTTTATGTTGCTAGGTTCTGAGCATTCTCTGTGAATTGCTGATTAAAGGCTCGATATATATGTCACCCTGACAGGTATACCCGAGGAACAGATATGCATTTGGGCTAATTGCATGGACCGGAAACGATGTGTTAAACAGGAGGTATAGGTTTTCTCAGTAAATTTCATTTTCTTATACtttttaattgtatattttttgggCACTATCTGGTGATGGATCAGATATCAGGTTTGTAGTTGTCAAATTAACTTAACGATAAAATATAAGGTGTTTGACCTGGTATAGTTTCTTAATACTAGAGGTGATCCAACGTCAAGAGATAAGTTGAATTAGATTTTAGAGTATCTTTCTACCTCAGAGATGTTTTCTTGCTTGTGCTTTTAGTGGCTTGTATCCTAGATAGCAATGACCATTGATTATACTCTCCAATGGGGGTGaaaaaaggaaatgaaaagaatccGACTACGGCAGTGGCTCCCTGCTTGTGTTCCGTTAAAAATGTGTTCATCGCTTGCACTTTCAATTTGATTATGACTTGCATGTGAGAGTTATATTCGCAGGAAACTGCGGAGGTATTAATGTTTATGCGTCTTCTTTTGCCACTATATCcaatggtatatatatatattttctaaattgTGAAAAAGCATAAATTTGATCAATAAACTGTGCGATATGTAGATTGAGATTATTAGCCGAGTCCAAAGGGTATAGACTCGACGACACGGGGCTTTATCTGGCAACTCAAGGCTCAGCTGGCAAGCGAGTACGACTACTACCATTACAAGCAAATTTCCTACCTTTCCGGTTTTGGCTTCTCTTTTCTGTAACTATCTGAGATTTTCCATTTCGATGATGTAGGGGACAAAAGCAGGCACGATGGTGAGTTGCGATACGGAGAAAGACGTGTTCGACATACTTGGATTTCCCTGGCTGGAACCGCATGAGAGGAACCTGTGATGGTAATCTTGGCCTTCTATTGTACATAATGTGAAGTTCTAAGGGCGTAACATAATCCTTTTTTGAGTTTCACTATGTTTTGATAAGCAATCCTCCCGACGCTAACTGCAGTTACCTCTCGACTTTTTGATAAAAGAAGTTGATCAAGTGATCTAATGAACAACACATTTTGTTAGTCCTATTCTGACTCTCAACTTTTTGTTGTTGCACTAGTGAATGTTCCATCTTTCCTACTGTTGGGCTTCAGAGGAGCGGGCTGATATTGCAAAAAGATCTCGATTGAGTAGTTACATTTGCTGCAACAGTATAGGGAACTGGTTTCATGATTTGCAGCAAGAATACACTATCGGGAGAACAGAAGCAAAACTAGAAGGAAAGAGAAATATGAGTAAACTAGTAGTAATATCTTCTCCGATCAAACAAGCATTCACAAAATCAAAGTTCCCTTCTGTAGcgctaatctaatctaatccaAAAGGCTTTATTATAAGCTCCGACCCTACGAACCGAACAACTAATTTGGCCCATTCAAAAGCTTCTGTGAACAGCTTTTTTACCTCGCACAATTCCTGGCCATGTGCCCTAGCCCTCCGCAGTTGTAGCATCGTACCGTTCTCGCCACAATACTCGCTGctgcttcctcttcctcttctgtATCCTCTCGCTGCTCCCTCCACTTGTTGTAGGACTCCACCAGTCGAACGATCCTCCACACCTCGTCCATGGTCTCCTCCTTCCTAAACATCCAGTACTCGGGGTAGAGCGGCGCCACCTTCGAGCTCGCCTCGATGTACACGTACGGGTCGGAGAGGTCGTAGCCCGAGGCCGCGGCCACGGCCTCGAACTCGGCGAGCTGCTCCGGGATCGGCGCGTCGGGGGAGAACTCGAACTCGGCGAGCGCTCGGGCGGAGCGGTGCTTGGGGTCGAGCGCCTCGTAGGCGTTGCGGAGGCCGACCCAGAGGGCCCGCGCGGTGCGGCGGTGGACGTGGAGGGCGAAGACGCGGTCGGAGAGCGTGTGGAGGATGTGGCCGCGGCAGAGCGCGTCGTCGCGCTCCCACTgcgccgcagcggcggcggcggcggcggcggcgtcgtcgtcgccCGAGGTCGTGTCGGAGAGGAGGACGTGGGCGAGTCCGAGggtgcggaggcggaggaggatcGACTCCTTCCATCGGCTGTAGCCCGCGGCGCCATCCAAGGGTTTAATCGGAAGCAGCTGCGAGGGAGGTCCCATGGCTCGCAAAAGCGCTTCTGGAAGAAGCGGAGTGCGGAGAACCCTCTTTGCTCCTTTTTATAGTCCCCGTATTTAGTAGTTCCACGTTTTCCGGTGTAGTTGGGCGCTTTGGTACGGGTAAAAAGTTGTACAGAAATCTATAGGCCATTCTAAAATTCACCTCTCAACTCTTAATTAATGCTTTTTTGGTTCTTTATTTCTCTAAATCAAGGATgttaattagttaaattaaaagGTTTATTGACAATTTTAGTAGATTTAAtcatttcatattttcagctaacaaaattactatatttgatgaatatttaatttaaccAACTCGAATGATCTACAGTAGGCGGGTCGCGGTACAATTTTATCTGCATTAGTACAACCATGAAATCTGCAGGGTGCAGTGCCACTGGTCCTACAGGGGTATTTGTCTTTTCCTTTTCGAGGTGTATTATGTGGCCTGTAAGCTCTGGGCCGACCCAGGcccattcattttcttttcttgtgtaATTCGAAATATCCACGGGAAGTACCCACCACCACCGCCCTGTACCGCGAGGAAGTCTACTGTATTTACACTTGCACCTAGGGATGCAAGCGGAGCGGATTTAAAGGCAGGAATCCCACCTCACCTCCGGTCCTAACTACCAAAATCACACCTCACCTCCCGCCCCGAATACGAAACGGGTTAAAGAGATATATTTCATAATCCGCCCTGCCTCATAATTCATCTCAACTCAATTGAAAACGTCAATTTAGCTAGATTTCTTCCTATTCCACACTCCACAGAGAAATAATATATGGGATGAGACTTGAGTTGAGCTCGACTCAGAACTCAGAGGAAGCGCTGCAGAGATGGTGGCGACAGGGTTAGGGGGAGCCGCAGCGTTATCCCCTCTTCTGCTTCTCCCTACTTGTAGCTCCAACAAATGCCCACCATCTCTGCTACCACCCTCTTCTCCTCTGCTCTCTCGTAGTCCCCCCCTCCTCCACGGccgctcttctctctcttcgtcttcgtcttcgtcttcgtcttcatCTTTCCAAGCATGTTGTCTTCGGTCTCCCtatccctcctcttcctccacccTTTCAAGAACAACCCATCATCGCTTCTTTCCTCTCCAACTTCCACTTCCCATCTCCTCCCCCACTTCCCACTCGACCCATCCCCATCTCCTCTGTAGGGCCACTGAGTACAAATTTCCCGACCCAATCCCCGAATTCGCTGACGCTGTAAGCTCCCCCCCCTTCCCCTATCGTTGCTGTTTTCTCCTTATCACATCTTCATggtttaacaaaaaaaaaaaattaaaaaaaataaaaaaactttctTGAGAATTTTCCGTTTTCAAAGgactaataaaatttgaatacgaaGGAGATCGCTTCTTGTGTACACCTTAAAGTTGATTTTGTTCGTAAACATATTTGGATCCAGGAGACCGACAAGTTTAGGACTCATATGCTTGCGAGGCTGACCGAGAAGAATCAGTATTTCGGCGATTTTGTTGAGGAAATCGTCGACATCTGCACCGaggttagatttttttttttttttttgtttcctttctaATTCCTTTATTAGTTAATGTTATCCTTTATTAGTTAATGTTTAGTATAATAATTTGCTCGTCGGTGTCCAAATAATTGCGTGTTGGGCTAGTACAAATTGTTTGAACAGGTGAGGAGCAGTCAAAAAATTGTTTAATCAAAGGCATTATTAGGTTCCTCCATATGACCTTAATGTCTTTAAAATCCTTAACTACATCATCAAAACACCCAAGGAATTAGGTTTCTCGGTTAGACCTATAACCTCTACTTATTCAAGCACATCAATAAATTGTTTTGCATAATCATTTTTGTGCACCAGCACGCGTATTCAGTTTCTAACTAATGTGCTTCTTTTTGTTGGCAGATCCTAAGTAATTTCCTACACGCAGAATACGGTGGGCCTGGGACACTCTTGGTTATACCTTTCATCGACATGGCCGACACTATCAGAGAGAAGGGGCTTCCGGGGGCGCCTCAAGCCGCTCGGGCGGCAGTCTGGTGGGCCGAAAAGCACATCGACAAGGATTGGAAGGAATGGACTGGAGATAGGGACTGAAGACTGAAAATCTTTCTTGCAAACAGGCGTAACGCCTATTAGATCAATGTTGAGACGGATGATCTTTGCCTTCGCGGCTGTAACTGAACTACAAACAGTGATAGGCTATTGAGAGTATTATCAGTTGGTTATGTCAGTTTATTACTGAACAGTGATAAGCAGGCAAAATGTAGgaagtttttcttttgttgttataGCAATGAAACTTTTATTATCCTCTTTGTTGCTTTGTTTGCGGATTTGCTCAAGTTCATTTGCTTCAACTTTTCAATCAGATGATCAGACATGCGAACAGAATACAATAACAAAAGAACCTAAACTAAACATAATAAATCAGAAAGGGGAAACTTTTGTAGGATGATATAAAAGAACCAAATTGCTGTCTATACATGTATTTAGGAAAATTATTTCTGGCAATTTACTGAAGGGGTTCTGCGAGTCACCAGTAGAAACTAAAGAACTTTTTCCTGTTAAGCATAATTTCAGAAGAAGAGGCTATCGGATCATACCTCTTATAGCAGCAATACTCATTTAGGAATGAACAAAGTCTGAGACTGAATGAGACTAAAGGAATCGGCCTATGCCGTCATTGCCGCCGCCTAGCAATTCACATCGATCCGTCAAACACTCAAGCAGTTCCTTATCTTGCATGACGATATGAGATCAAAAGAATCGGTTAATACCTTCATCCCCATCACCCAGCATCTCATCCCGATCTATAAAACGCTCGAGCAAATCCGTATCTTTCATGACAATGCATTTATCCTCTTTGCCGAACCACTCATATCGATGCTTTGCGACATAGTCGTAGACTGCATCCCTCAATGGAGCAGGGATGATCATCAGAGAGCTCAATGCGGAGTAAGGAAATGGCAAGTACGACGCAACCTTTAGTGCAGCTGTATCAGATCAATACAAAAGCTATGTGTTAGTTGTGGAAAAGAAACACTACATGCACCAACTAAAATGCTAATAAGTTCACATATATGACCAGGAATGAAGAATCTTTGAATCCAGAAATGCATGTGAGAACTTTGAGCAGATATATTTGAGGAAGTGTCAATATAGTACAATGGCCGAATTTCAAATAGCAGACAAtgatcttgtttttttttttttttttttttcccttgaaaCCAACAGGCCCAAATGTAAAAATGAAAACAAGGATTGTATAAAAAggaaaatgtcaaattttatcAACCAATACTCTTCCAGAAGGTAAATAATTAAGAGATCAAGCAATATGTGTGATAACAGTTCGGTTATTTTAAAGATAAGGTATGAATGTTAACCTGCGGAACCCTCATAGTATGCTTCAGGTCCTTCAATGAACAAAAAGCGTCGTAGTACATCTTCTCTATCAACACCACACAGCCTTAGGTATGGCTCAGCAGCCTTAGACTGGAGACAGCAAAACCTGATCTTTTCATACTTGTCAGCCTTAATCACCCACCTTACCCCTGCAGTGTAGAAACTCGTGATCGCTAGATTTATGCATTACAAATCAGCATGTTGATTAAGAGACTAAATTAAGTATTCAAAAGAAAGGggaaattctaaaattaacaTAACAAAGTACTAAAATGTcttaaatccaaaaaaaaaagaggatggtGAGTGGTTTCCGTACATCCAGCAAAACACTCTTATAACAACATGCATCACAGAGC
This genomic window contains:
- the LOC109706544 gene encoding protein PLASTID REDOX INSENSITIVE 2-like, which gives rise to MVATGLGGAAALSPLLLLPTCSSNKCPPSLLPPSSPLLSRSPPLLHGRSSLSSSSSSSSSSSFQACCLRSPYPSSSSTLSRTTHHRFFPLQLPLPISSPTSHSTHPHLLCRATEYKFPDPIPEFADAETDKFRTHMLARLTEKNQYFGDFVEEIVDICTEILSNFLHAEYGGPGTLLVIPFIDMADTIREKGLPGAPQAARAAVWWAEKHIDKDWKEWTGDRD
- the LOC109706541 gene encoding uncharacterized protein LOC109706541; the protein is MMRGTLLRRLLAAAAAAASASSSSAAATVGRGASSSFSRFAPHLAFAARASRSAATPDVGGGDFVFVEPLPPPPPPSSAATMPTLLQPRVVIYDGVCHLCHRGVRWVIKADKYEKIRFCCLQSKAAEPYLRLCGVDREDVLRRFLFIEGPEAYYEGSAAALKVASYLPFPYSALSSLMIIPAPLRDAVYDYVAKHRYEWFGKEDKCIVMKDTDLLERFIDRDEMLGDGDEGGGNDGIGRFL
- the LOC109706543 gene encoding uncharacterized protein LOC109706543 is translated as MGPPSQLLPIKPLDGAAGYSRWKESILLRLRTLGLAHVLLSDTTSGDDDAAAAAAAAAAQWERDDALCRGHILHTLSDRVFALHVHRRTARALWVGLRNAYEALDPKHRSARALAEFEFSPDAPIPEQLAEFEAVAAASGYDLSDPYVYIEASSKVAPLYPEYWMFRKEETMDEVWRIVRLVESYNKWREQREDTEEEEEAAASIVARTVRCYNCGGLGHMARNCAR